The following are encoded in a window of Panicum virgatum strain AP13 chromosome 5N, P.virgatum_v5, whole genome shotgun sequence genomic DNA:
- the LOC120673643 gene encoding venom phosphodiesterase-like: MASPPITGQLRTPGDSPPFTAALLQPSVRPASQRSTASRLLLLLTAATAFLLILSPPIHSAVPAVSATARPLSKLQKPVVLLISSDGFRFGYQFKAPLPHIRRLFANGTSAAEGLIPVFPTLTFPNHYSIVTGLYPSSHGIINNYFPDPISGDQFNMANHDPKWWGGEPLWATAAAQGVLAATFFWPGSEVKKGSWNCPDKYCRHYNGSVPFEDRVDTILGYFDLPSDEMPQFLTLYFEDPDHQGHQVGPDDPAITDAVIHIDEMLGRLIAGLEARGVFEDVNIILLGDHGMVGTCDKKLVFLEELAPWIKLKEDWVLSMTPLLAIRPPDGVSPAEVVAKMNEGLGSGKVENGEYVRMYLKEDLPSRLHYSDNYRIPPIIGLVEEGYKVEMKRSKRNECGGAHGYDNAFFSMRTIFAAHGPCFQGGRTVPSFENVEIYNVMASILNLKPAPNNGSASFPGTILLSSK; this comes from the coding sequence atggcgtcTCCGCCCATCACCGGCCAGCTCCGGACCCCAGGTGACTCGCCGCCCTTCACCGCTGCTCTCCTCCAGCCCTCCGTGCGGCCTGCGTCCCAACGCTCCACCGCCtcccgcctcctgctcctcctcaccgccgccaccgccttcctcCTCATCCTCAGCCCGCCCATCCACTCCGCCGTGCCCGCGGTCTCCGCCACCGCGcggccgctctccaagctccaGAAGCCGGTGGTGCTGCTCATATCCTCGGATGGCTTCCGCTTCGGGTACCAGTTCAAGGCCCCCCTCCCGCACATCCGCCGCCTCTTCGCCAATggcacctccgccgccgaggGCTTGATCCCCGTCTTCCCCACGCTCACATTCCCCAACCACTACTCCATCGTCACTGGCCTCTACCCCTCCTCCCACGGCATCATCAACAACTACTTCCCCGACCCGATCTCGGGGGACCAGTTCAACATGGCCAACCACGATCCCAAGTGGTGGGGAGGGGAGCCGCTCTgggccaccgctgccgcccagGGCGTGCTGGCCGCCACATTCTTCTGGCCGGGTTCGGAGGTCAAGAAGGGTTCCTGGAACTGCCCGGACAAGTACTGCCGCCACTACAATGGCTCAGTGCCATTTGAGGACAGGGTCGACACCATCCTTGGTTACTTCGATCTCCCGTCTGACGAAATGCCACAGTTCCTGACCCTGTACTTTGAAGATCCTGATCATCAGGGGCACCAGGTGGGTCCTGACGATCCGGCAATCACTGATGCGGTTATCCACATAGATGAGATGCTCGGAAGGCTCATTGCCGGTTTGGAGGCTAGGGGAGTGTTTGAGGATGTGAACATTATATTGTTGGGGGATCATGGTATGGTCGGAACATGCGACAAGAAGCTTGTGTTCCTTGAAGAGTTGGCTCCATGGATTAAGCTGAAGGAAGATTGGGTTCTGTCTATGACGCCATTGCTGGCAATCAGGCCGCCAGATGGTGTGTCCCCGGCTGAGGTTGTGGCCAAGATGAACGAGGGGCTTGGGTCTGGTAAGGTGGAGAATGGGGAATATGTGAGAATGTACTTGAAGGAGGATTTGCCTTCTCGCCTGCATTACTCAGATAATTACAGGATCCCACCAATCATCGGACTGGTAGAGGAAGGCTATAAAGTGGAGATGAAACGTTCCAAGAGGAATGAATGTGGAGGGGCACATGGGTACGACAATGCCTTCTTCTCAATGAGGACCATTTTCGCAGCACATGGACCTTGTTTCCAGGGGGGTAGAACTGTGCCCTCATTTGAGAATGTGGAGATATACAATGTCATGGCTTCCATTCTCAATTTGAAGCCCGCTCCAAACAATGGTTCAGCTTCTTTCCCTGGCACAATCCTTTTATCGAGCAAATGA